A segment of the Bradyrhizobium sp. CCBAU 53340 genome:
CGAAGCAATCCAGAATCCCTCCGCGGAAAGACTCTGGATTGCTTCGCTTCGCTCGCAATGACGAGGATAGAGCGGGGGACTAGATCCCCAGATATTTATGCTGCAGATCCGGCTCGGCCATCAGCTCGTCCGATGTGCCGCTCCACACCGTCTTGCCGCGCTCGATGATGGTGTGACGGTCGCAGATGCGGGCGAGGTGGTCGACATTCTTGTCGACGACCAGGATCGACTGGCCCCGCTTCTTCAGCATCGACAGACAGGTCCAGATCTCCTCGCGGATCAGCGGCGCGAGGCCTTCGGTCGCCTCGTCCAGGATCAGGAGCTTCGGATTGGTCATCAGCGCGCGGCCGATCGCGAGCATCTGCTGCTCGCCGCCGGAGAGCTGGTTGCCCATGTTGGCGGCACGCTCGGCAAGCCGCGGAAACAGGGAGTAGATCGCAGCCAGTGTCCAGGGATTCGGGCTGCCGAAGCGATCGGCGGCGGCCGCGACGAGATTTTCGCGCACGGTGAGATTCGGAAAGATCTGGCGTCCCTCCGGCACAAGTCCGACGCCGAGCTTCGCGATTCGGTACGACGGCAATTGCCGCACCTCGGTGCCCGCGAAACGAATGCTGCCTGATCGCGCCGGCGTCAGGCCCATGATCGAGCGGATGGTCGTGGTCTTGCCCATGCCGTTGCGGCCCATCAGCGAGACCATCTCGCCCGGCTTGATGGACAGGGACAGGCCGAACAGCACCTGCGAAAGGCCGTAGCAGGTCTCGATGCCGTCGACGTCGAGCAGCGTGTCAGCCATCTTTTCGTCAGCCATGGCGGGTCACCACATGCTGGTCGCCGAGATAAGCGCGCTTGACGTCCTCGTTGGCGCGGATCGCGGCGGGATCGCCGGAAGCGATGACGCGGCCATAGACCAGCACCGAGATGCGGTCGGCCAGCGCGAACACCGCCGGCATGTCGTGCTCGACCAGCACGATCGAGACTTCCTTGCGCAGTTCCTGGAGCAGCTTCACCATGCCCTGGGATTCGGTGACGCCGAGACCGGCCATGGGCTCGTCGAGCAGCAATATCTTCGGCTTGCTGGCGAGCGCGACGGCAAGCTCGATCTGGCGCCGCTCGCCATGGCTCAGCTTCGACACCAGCACATCGGCGCGATGGGCGAGGCCAACGCGGTCGAGTGCGGCCTGCGCGGCATCGCGCAGGCCCTTCTCCTTGCGCGCATTGGCGAAGAAGCGGAACGAGGTGCCGGCATGCGCCTGCGCGGCCAGCGCAACATTGTCGGCGGCGGTGAAGTCGAGCAGCAGCGAGGTAATCTGGAACGAACGGGCGAGGCCCAGCGCGCAGCGGCGATAGGCCGGCAGGTAGGTGATGTCGCGACCCGCCAGCGAAACGTTGCCGGCATGCGGCGCGAGATGTCCGGTGAGCTGGCTGATCAGCGTGGTCTTGCCGGCGCCGTTCGGCCCGATGATGGCGTGCAGCTCGCCCGCCGCGACATCGAGCGAGACGTGATCGGTCGCGACGATGCCGCCGAAGCGGCGCACCAGCTTTTCGACGCGGAGCAGCGGTTCAGCCACGGCCGATCCTCCCGAGCAGGCCCATGATGCCGCCGCGGCCGAACAGTACGATCAACAGCAGCAGCGGGCCCATGATCAGCGCCCAATATTCGGTGATCTGCGACAGGAACTCTTCCAGCAGCAGATAGACCACCGAACCCATCACGGGGCCGAACAGCGTGCCCATGCCGCCCAGGATCACCATCACCATGAGATCGCCGGAGCGGGTCCAGTACATGACAGCGGGGCTGACGAAATCGGTGTTGTTCGCGAGCAGCGCGCCGGCGAGGCCGCACATCGTCCCTGAGATGACGAAGCAGACCAGCTGGTAACGCTTGGCGGGGAATCCGATCGCCTGCATGCGCTGCTCGTTGGAGCGCAGGCCCTGTACCACGAGACCGAAGCGCGAATTGACGATGCGCCAGATCAGAAAGATCACGCCGAGCAGACAGCCGAGACAGAGGTAGTAGAACTGCGTGCGGTTCGACAGGTTGATCAGCCCGGAGAAGTCGCTGCGCTTGTAGACGGTGAGCCCGTCATCGCCGCCATAGCGCGCGAGGCCCGAGGCGACGTAGTAGGCCATCTGCGCAAACGCCAGCGTGATCATGATGAAATAGACGCCGCGGGTGCGCAGTGACAGCGCGCCGATCACCAGCGCATAGGTCGCCGAGGCCGCCAGCGCGACCGGAAACTGGATCCAGCCGGAACCGATACCTTCCTGCGCAAGCATGCCGACGGCATAGCCGCCGATGCCGAGATAGGCGGCGTGGCCAAAGCTCATCATGCCACCGAAGCCCATGATGAGGTTGAGGCTGGCGGCCGCCAGCGCCAGGATGACGATGCGGGTGAACAGCGTCAGGATGAAGATGTTGCCGGACAGATAGGAATAGAGCGGCAGCAGCACGAGGCCCGCCAGCATCAGGGCCGTGACGGCCTTGCTCACGTTCAGACTCTTCATCGACGGTTGGCCGGAAACAGCCCCTCCGGCCGCACCACCAGCACGATTGCCATCAGAAGATAGATCAGCATCGAGGACAGCGCGGGCGCGGCGGTCGAGGCAGCGGCGCCGCTCAGCACCTGCCGGAGCAGATTGGGCAGGAAGGCGCGGCCCAGCGTATCGATCATCCCGACGAAGATCGCGGCGAGGAATGCACCGCGAATCGAGCCGATGCCGCCGATCACGATGATGACGAAGGCGAGGATTAGGATGTTCTCGCCCATGCCGATCTGCACGGTGAGGATCGGCGCCTGCATCAGGCCGGCGAGGCCGGCGAGCGCGGCGCCCAAGCCGAACACCAGCGTGTAAAGCAACTTGATGTTGATGCCGAGCGCGCCGATCATCTCGCGGTTGGAGGCGCCAGCGCGGATCAGCATGCCGATGCGGGTGCGCATTACGCCAAGATAGAGCAAGAGCGCCACCAGCAGCGCCACGATGATGATCGCCAGGCGATAGGCGGGATAATGGATGCCAGGCAGGATCGGCACCGGCACGGTGAGCCAGCCCGGCAGCGGCAGCGCGAGACCGGCCGGCCCCCAGATCAGGCGCACGGCTTCGTTGAAGAACAGGATCAGGCCGAAGGTCGCGAGCACGTGGTCGAGATGGTCGCGGCCGTAAAGATGCCGTAGCGCGCTCATCTCCAGCACGATGCCGAGCACGAGCGTCGCACCGAGCGCCAGCAGCGCCCCGAGCAGGAAGCTGCCGGTCCACGCCGCGAAGGTGGCGGCGAAATAGGCGCCCATCATGTAGAGCGAGCCGTGCGCGAGGTTGACGAGATCCATGATCCCGAACACCAGCGTCAGGCCGGCGGCGAGCAGGAACAGCAGCAGGCCGAACTGCAATCCGTTCAGGAACTGTTCGACGACGAGCAGCATCAGAACTCTCTCAGGCGCACGCGGACACGCGCCGATGTTCGAACACAGTCGCCATCAGTCAAAGAGCTCCCCTGCCTCTCCTCAAGGCGGAAAAATGGGTAATGGCAGTATCGTTCCGAGGCAAGAGTGATTCCACACCAGACATGCACTTTGTTGCATGCCGATGCATGCGATCAGGCTGGGCCCAGCAAGAAGCGCCCGCAAGATGCGGCAACCTGCCCCACGCAAACGGTTCACCCTCCCCCCGTTGCCGGGGAGAGGGTGCACGCGAGGGGCAAATGAACGATGGGCAGGCCTAGTGCGACGTGACCCGGCGGAGCAGATCATCCGGCTCATTGAGTTCGCTGTTGGCCGTGGAGGCCTCCAGCGCCGCCATCCGGAACAGGTAGGCCAGCGTCGCCAGCCCGGTATCTTCGGCCATCTGCGCCAGTTCGAGCGCCATGTCGGACATGTAGCCCAGATTCTCGTCCTTCGTTTGCGCCATAATCTGGCTATCTCGCATCATGTTCGACATTCTCAGGCGCTCTTTCGTTGCGCGGCGGTGCGGCCGCAGAGGTTGGCACGGGCGACTGCGTCCAGGCGCGGCCCATCCTGTTGCACGACGGAAGCCATGCCGATGCGATCATGCAAGCCATCGACCGTCTCCTGGCGAACGTCGATGGTCGCCGCCATGGTCCAAGCGTTCTCCACCAGAGCAGGAAGGCCAAGCGGGGTCACCACAAAGCCGGCCTCGTGGAAGCGCGGCAACCACCAGGTTTCCATGATCGCGCTGACCTGCGCGATGCCCTGGCCGAGGCAGAATTCCTGCACGGCCGCCATCAGTTGCAGGTTGAGGGTACCGTCGCGACGGTCGCGTACGACGAAATAGCGCGACCACTCCCAGACCAGCGGATTCGAGGGGCAGCCACGCACTGCTGCGAGATGCGGGAAGACCTCGCTCATCATCGAAGGCTTGGTCGTCGGATAAAGCCGGTGGCCGCCAACGACGCGGCGCCCCTCCAGCGCGAGCAGATACACCGTGTCCTCGTTGTCGTAGGAATCGATCTCGCGGCGATCCGGCTTGCGGAGCGTCTCCCATCGCCGTTCTTCGACGAATATGTCGTGGCGCAGCCGGAAATGCTGCTCGAGTACGTCCTCGTAAAGGTGTCGGTTTAGCGAGGAAATTGCGTGGATCATGAAATCCCCCATCCAGCTTCAATGGGGGTAACCTCCGCGAAAAAACGCGGAGACGGTATTGGGAAATTTCCCAGTACGTCGCTTAAGGATTGATGATCTTGTGACGAATCGCGAGCGCAACCGCATGCGTACGGTTGACGGCACCGAGCTTGCGCGCAGCAGTTGCAAGATGCTCCTCGGCGGTACGCTGCGTGATATGCAGGATCTCGCCGATCTCCCAGGCCGACTTGCCCTGTGACGCCCACGCGATCACTTCGCGCTCTCGCGGGGTGAGGCGCGTCGATTGCCGCGGCGCCGGATCGAGCAGACGACGAATGTGGTCGAAGCCGTACATCGCCATCAGATGCAGAGCCGGCTTGCTGCGAGCATTGAGATCAAGATGGACGCCGCCGAGTGACACCGCGGCCTCATAGCCGGTGAGCCCGTGGATGGGCACGATGAAGCCGCGCGACATCCGAAAATCGGTGGCGCGGTTCATCACCTCGGCGGCATCGGGCTCGCGTTCGGCATCATATGGCGCTTCCGACCATTCGAACGGGTTGACCGACAGCCGGCACAGCCTCACCACCGGATCGGCGCGGTCGTAGTTGTTCTGTGTATAGAGACTGAACCACCCTGCCGGCCAGCGCTTGGCAAGCACCATCTGCGCAAATCGCTGATCGGGATTCGGCAGGCCTGTCACGATGATGGTTTCGAAGCCGAAGCGACCGAATGCCATCTCGAGCGCGTCCATGGCGTCCGGGACCTTCTCATAGGTTCCCAGCCCCTCGATAAAATCCAGCGCTTCGCGGCCATAATCGACGGCGGACATCGGTGCGTTTTCCTGCCCCTCGCCGCTTCCGTATAGCACGTCTTGGAGCGCCGCCTCAATTCATCGCGCCCGTAATTTACCGGTGTGGCGCTGGCACCGAAGATTTAATCTACTTGTGGAGGAAGTGGCGTGCCGTTACATCCAAGGCGTCTAAAGCGAGACCACCACGATGGAAGACGAGAACATCGCCCTCAACAGCGTGCTCGGCCTGGAATTGAACCGCGTGTTTTTCGCCGTCCGCGAGACGGCAAACAAGCAGAAGATCATCGAGTTCGCGCGAGACGTGCTGCAAAGCGAACGTCCCAAGCTCGTCGACAGCGCCTCGCCGGAAAAGCCCGCGAGCTAGCACGGAGGTCGCAGCAGATCGCGCCGGTTCAGCCGATCGCGCGACGATGCCCTTCGATGCGGGCGCTGGACTTTCTCGAAACAGCGTAACTGCGAAGTTACCCGTCCTTCCCCACTCCCATTAAAGCTCCACTTCCCGCTGGATGACATCCCGGCTGTCGTGAGATGATCGCCGCCACGATCTCTTTCGGATGCCAGGGACTTCTCAAGACCATGATGACGCTGCGCCAGGTTGAAGTGATCCGTGCCGTGATGGTGACGGGCACCATCGGCGGTGCGGCGAAGCTGCTGAACGTCTCGGCGCCGGGGATCAGCCGGCTGGTCAAATATACCGAGCGCTCCCTCGGTATCCGCTTCTTCCAGCGCCAGAACGGCCGCTACTTCCCGACGCCGGAAGCCGAGAACATTTTCGAACAGATCAACGGCGTCTACAAAAAGGTCGATGACCTCTCCGAGATCATCTCCAAGATCGGTCGCGGCGGCTTGTCGGAGCTCCGCATCGGCTCGGTGCCGAGCATCTCGCAGGTGATGGTGCCGCGTGCGATCGAGCGCGTCCGCCGCCGCTACCCCGATCTCGGCATCGACATCAACATCCTCAAGCTCGAGGAAGCCATCGACTACCTCCTGCTCGGCCGCGGCGAGTGCGTGGCGATGAGCTACCGGCTCGAGCATTCCGGGCTCGACTTCATGCCGCTGGCCTCGGGCGAGCTCTATTGCATCGTGCCGCCGGGCCATGAGCTTGCCGGCCGCAAGCAGGTCTCCGCCGCCGAGATCACCCGCTACCCGTTGATCGGCATCGATCCCAACGATCCCTACGGCCGGATCATGGCCGAGATGTTCGCGCGCCATAAGCTCGACTACAACATCACCATCCGCGCGCGCTTCGGCACCACGGTCTGCGCGCTGGTGAAGGCGGGGCTTGGCATCGCCATCATCGACCAGTTCACGGTGGCCCATGGCGGCTATCCCGGCATCGAGCTCATCAAGATCACCGAGCCGACGCGGTTCGATACCTATATCGCGGTCAAGCGCGGTGCGCCGCTGTCGCTCCACGTCGAGTATTTCATCGAATCCCTGCGCGCCGAGATGCGCGCGGTCGAGCCGTCCCGCGGCAACGGCAAGGCCGCCCCGGCACGCGGGCGGAAGAAATAACATGATGTTAGGTTTGCCGGACAAAAGGGTAATTGTGTTAGGCAGGGGAAAGATTATCGTCGCGGCTGAAGCCCCTTGGAATTGGGCGGATTTCGCCGCTAATGGCCGGGACCGAACGCCCCCAACGAGACGATAGCGAACCATGTCGAAGCGCGGATACGCCGCCAGCAAAAAGCTCCTCACCGGCCTGATCGGGGCGCCGATCGCGCATTCCGCATCCCCCGCCATGCATGAGCGCGCCGCCGAGGCGCTTGGCCTGCGCGGCCATTACCAGCTCATCGAGGTCGCCGGCGCTGATACGACCGGGCTCAGCATGATGCTCGAGGGCGTGCGGCGGCTCGGCTTTGCCGGTGTCAACGTCACCTTCCCTTATAAGGAGGCGGTGGTGCCGCTGCTCGACGAGCTGGCACCGGCTGCGGCGACCATGGCGGCCGTCAATACCGTCGTCGTGAGGGACGGCCGGCTGATCGGCCACAACACCGACACGACGGGCTTTGCGCGCGCCGTCGCGCCGCTGCTGGCTTCGTCCGGAAATGCGGTGGCGGTCATCGGCACCGGCGGCGTCGGCAAGGCGATCGCCTTTGCACTGGCGAGCCTGAAAGTGACGGACCTCCGGATCTTCGACAGCGAGCCGGCGCGGGCCGAGAAGCTCGCCGCGCTGCTGGCCAAGCACGGTGGTGCACGGGTCGCCCGAAGTGTCGAGGAGGCGCTTGATGGCGCAACCGGCCTCGTCAACGGCACACCCGTCGGCATGCTGCCGAACCGGGACACGCCGGTCCCCCCGGCGCTGCTGCGCGAAAATATGTGGGTCGCCGACGCCGTTTACTCACCGCTGATCACGCCGCTGCTGGCAGCCGCACAGGCCAAGGGCGCACGGATCATGACCGGGCGGGAGCTTGCGATCTATCAGGCCGCCGACGCCTTCGAACTGTTCACCGGCCTTGCCCCATCGACGGAAGTCATGGGAGAGGCTTTTGACGCCGTGATGGCCGCGCGCAGCGCCGCCTATCAGGCAGCTTGAGGCAAAGCGGCCGGACACAAGGCCGCTTGCAAAATTGAAACGGGAGGAGAGGACGATGAAATCAACGCTACTGGTGGGCGCGCTGCTCACCGCAATCACGACCACGAGCGCCTTCGCACAGGCCATCAAGCTTGCCGATGTCGCCGAGCTTTCGGGCGGCGGCGCCACCGTCGGCACCAACTGGAAGAACGGCATCGATCTCGCGATCGAGGAGATCAACGCCAAGGGCGGCGTGCTCGGCCACAAGCTCGAGGTCACCCATGCCGACTCACAGTCGAACCCGGGCGTGGCGCGCGCGCAGGTGCAGAAGGCGCTCGACGCCGAACCCTATGTGCTGCTCGGACCCGGCTATTCCGGCTCGGTCAAGGTCACGGCGCCGCTCGCGGCCGAAGCCGGCATTACCCAGATCATGGGCGGCGAAGCCGCCGAACTGACACAAGCCGGCAACAAGTTCCTGTTCCGGACCTCATTCGGCCAGCAATCCTCGATGCCGAAGGTCGCAAAGTACATTCACGACGACATGAAGGCGAAATCGGTCGCAGTGGTCTGGGTCAACAACGACTTTGGCCGCGGCGGACGCGACGTCGTGACCAAGGAGCTTGAGCGACTCGGCTCCAAGGTCGTCGCCGATCTCTCCACCGAAGCGGGCCAGGCCGATTTCGCCGCCGACGTCGGCAAGATCAAGGCCGCCAATCCCGACGCCGTGTTCGTCTACCTCAATGAAGAAGAGAGCGCGCGCATCCTGAAGGAGTTGAAGCGCCAGGGCGTCACCGCGCCGCTGATGGGCGAGACCACGCTGATCGGCCAGAAGGTGATCGAGCTCGCGGGCGACGCCGCCAACGGCGCCCGCGGCCATGTCGGCCTCACCACGGATGCGCCGGTCGAGTTGATCAAGGGTTTCCGCGACCGCTTCTCGAAGAAGTACAATTACGTCCCTGACCATAACGGCCTGAAGGGCTACCTCGCTGTCTACATGGTGAAGGCCACCACCGAGAAGATGGGCAAGGTCGATTCCAAAGCGTTCGCCGACACGTTGCACGGCCTGACGATCAAGGCCTCCGAGGAGCCGGGAATTCTGATGGACGTCACCTTCGATGCGAACGGCGACATCGATCGCCAGAGCTTCCTGGTCGAGGTGGTCGACGGCAAGCAGGTGGTGAAGCAGGTGTTGCCTAAACTGAAGTGAGGCTCTCTTCCTCCCTCTCCCCGTAAGAACGGGGAGAGGGAGACGACAGAGGGAAGACGGAGCGACGAGAGGGGAAAATGTCCAATCTGTTCGATCTCCTGGTCGCGGGCCTCGCCACTGGCGCGATCTACGCGCTGGTTGCGGTCGGCTTCACGCTGCTGTGGCAGACCTCGCAGACCATCAATTTCGCGCAAGGCGAGTTCGTGATGCTGCCGGCGTTCTTGATGCTGGCGGCGATGCATGTCGGCGCGCCGTTCTGGCTCGCGATCATCCTCGGCATCCTGCTCTCGATGATCCTGCTGGGCCTCGCCTTCAAGATGTTGCTGGTCGATCCGATGATGCGCCACGGCGTGCTGCCGCTGGCGATCGCGACCATGGCGCTCGCCATCGGCATCAAGGAAGCCGTCAAACAGTTCTTCAGCGCGGAGGCTTCGCCCTTCCCGTCGATCGTGCCGACCGGTGACATCTCCGTCCTCGGCCACGCCGTCTCGCTGCAAAGCATCGGCGTCCTCGTCGTCGCGATCCTGGCTGTCTTCGGCCTGACCACCCTGCTCAATCGCACCTCGCTCGGCCACCAGATGCAGGCGGCCGCCCAGAACCCGACGGTTGCGCGCATCATCGGCGTGCCGGTCGAGCGCATGATCCTGCTGACCTTCCTGATCAACGCCTTCCTGGTGGCGCTGGCCTCGCTCCTGATCACGCCGATTTATCTGGCCAAGTTTTCAAGCGGTGAAGTGCTGGGCCAGGCCGCCTTCATCGCCGCGATCGTCGGCGGCTTCAATCAGGTGCGGGGCGCCATCGCCGGCGGCCTCTTGATCGGCGTGCTCGACAATCTCGCGGCCGCCTATGTCTCGACGCAGTACCGCGCCGCCGTACCCATGATCTTCCTGATCGCCGTCATCCTGTTTCGGCCGCAAGGACTGCTCGGCCGCGCCGAGGAGCGCACGGTATGAGCGGCTACGCCAAACCCCTGAAGATCGCGCTCGGCCTCATCGTCATCGCCGGCCTGATCGTCGTTCCCATGAACTTCAACCGCTACGGCCTGTTCATCCTGAGCCAATGGGCGGTGATGACCATCGCGGCGATGGGCCTCAACCTCACGCTTGGCTATGCCGGCCAGGTCTCGCTGGCACAGGGCGCCTTCGTTGGCATCGGCGCCTATGCAGCGGCGATCATGACGACCCATGGTTGGCCGCTGCCGGCGGCAATTGCAGTCGCGATCGTGCTGAGCTTCGGCGTCGGCTGGGTGCTTGGCTATCCCGCGCTACGCGTGCAGCACCATTACCTCGCCTTTGTGACGCTTGCCTTCTCCACCCTCGCCTTCCTGGTGTTCCGCAACGAGAGCTGGCTCACCGGCGGTATCTACGGCATCTCCGGCATTCCGCGGCCGCACATCTTCGGCGTCGCGACCAACAAGCCGCTGCCGTTCTACTATGTCTGCCTCGGCTCGCTTGCGATCGTCTCGCTGGCGGTGTGGTGGCTGATCCGCTCGCCCTGGGGCCGCGCCTTCATGGCCCTGCGCGAGAATCCCCTGCGCGCGCAATCGCTCGGCATCGATACCCGCCGCTACACGCTGATGGCGTTCGCGATCGGCTCGGCGCTCGGCGGCATCGCCGGCGCACTCTATGCGCCGCTGACGCAGTATATCGATCCCGTTCCGTTCAACCTGTCGCTCTCGCTCGATCTCTTGATGATGGTGATCGTCGGCGGCGCCGGTTTCTATTTCGGTCCGTTGCTCGGCGCGATGATCGCGGTGCTGCTGCCGGAATGGCTGCGCTTCACCGAAGGTTATTATCTGATGCTCTACGCAATCGCGGTGATGGCACTGCTGATCTGGTCGCCGACGGGCATTCTGGGAATTCTCGACCGCTACTTGGCCGCGCGGCGCACGAAAGCGGCTTCTGCGCTGCGTGCCGTCGCAAAGTCGCGCCTGGAGACGGTGCAATGAGCGCGGTCCTCGAAGTCTCCGACATCAAGAAGAGCTTTGGCGGCATCCACGCCGTCAACGGCGTCAGCTTCGACGTGCGCGAGGGCGAGATCCTCGGCTTGATCGGCCCGAACGGCTGTGGCAAGTCGACCTTGTTCAACTGCATCCTCGGTCAGCTCACGCCATCGGGCGGCGAGGTCAAGCTCGACGGCAAGGTGGTCACGGGCCTGCGCCCCTCCGAGCTCAACAAGCTCGGCGTCAGTCGCACCTTCCAGCTCCTGCAGGTGTTTCCAAAGCTTTCGGTGCGCGAGAACCTGATCCTCGCGGGCCAGGAGCACCAGGGCAACATGGCCTCGCGCCTGGTCGGCCGCTCCGATGCCGGACTGACCGACGCCGCCAACCAGATGATCGGCTTCTTCAAGCTCGATCATCTCGCATCCGAACCCGCCGGCGGCCTCTCCTACGGCCAGCAAAAGCTGCTCGATGCCGCCATGGCCTTCATGGGCGGCCCGCGTCTGGTGCTGCTCGATGAGCCCGCCGGTGGCGTCAATCCATCAATGCTTGCGGACCTCAAGGACCGGCTGGTCGCGATCAACCGCGAGAAGAACGCCACCTTCGTCGTAATCGAGCACAACATGGAGTTCGTGATGTCGCTGTGCTCGCGCGTGATGGTGATGGCGGAAGGCAAGGTGCTGGCAATGGGACGACCGGACGAAGTCCGGAAGAACCCGGCCGTGATCGAAGCCTATCTAGGACATTAGGGAGCGCGAGCCATGAGCGACCCGATCCTTTCGGTTCACAATCTCGTCGGCGGCTACGGCAAGATGACGATCCTGAACGGCACCACATTCTCGGTGCCGCCCGCGACGATCACCACCATCATCGGGCCGAACGGCGCCGGCAAATCCACCGTGTTCAAGGCGATCTTCGGCCTGCTCAAGCTGCGCGAGGGCAAGATCAGCTTTGCCGGGCGCGACGTCACCAATTTGAGCCAGCGCGCGCTGCTCAATGCCGGCATCTGCTACGTGCCGCAGGGCCGCAACATTTTTCCGGAGCTTTCAGTCCGCAGCAATATCGAGCTTGGCGGAGTCTCGGCCGGGAAAGCCATCGATCTGCCGACACGGATCGAAGCCGCACTCGACCTGTTCCCAGCGCTGCGGCGTAAATCGACCCAGCAGGCCTCGACCTTGTCCGGCGGCGAGCAGAAGCAACTCGAGATCGCGCGCTCGCTGCTGCTCGAACCGAAACTGGTGCTGATCGACGAGCCCTCGATAGGCCTGTCGCCACTGATGGTGCAGCAGACCTTCGACATCCTCAAATCCTTGCGCGACCGCGGCGTCACCATCCTGATGATCGAGCAGAACGCGCGCTCGGCGCTGGAGATCTCCGACATCGGCATCGTGCTCGAACTCGGCCAGACCCGCATGGTCGACAAGGCCGAGCGCATCCTGAACGATCCCCGGATCGGCCAGCTCTTCCTCGGCGGCGCGATGGAGGAGAGCGCGGCATGAGCGCGAAGATGCGCATCGCCGTTGCCGGGGCCGGCCTGATCGGCCGCCGCCATGTCGAACTGATCGAGGCTTCGCCGGACTGCGTGCTCGCGGGCATCGCTGACCCCTCCTCCACCGCGAAAGAGTTTGCGCAAGCGCGCAACGCGCCCTGGCATGCGGATCACCGCGCGCTGCTGCAGCGGGAAAAGCCGGACGGCTTGATCATCGCCTCGCCGAATGCACTGCATCTCCAGATGGGGCTCGACTGCGCCGAAGCCCGCGTGCCTGCGCTAATCGAGAAGCCGGTGACTGACACCGTCGCAGCCGCGCAGCGGCTGTGCGCGGCAATCAAGCGATCTGGCGTGCCGATGCTGGTCGGCCATCACCGCCGTCACAATCCGATCATCAAGGCCGCGCGCGAGACTGTCGCGACCGGCCGGCTCGGCCAGCTCACCGCAATCGTCGGATTGTGGCTGCTGAAGAAGCCCGACGACTATTTCGACGTGGCGTGGCGGCGTGAGCACGGCGGCGGCCCGCTGCTCATCAATCTCATCCACGACATCGACAATCTGCGCTTCATCTGCGGCGAGATCGTCGAGGTGCAGGCGATGATCTCGAACCAAGTGCGCGGCTTCGCCGTCGAAGATACCGCCGTGCTCCTCCTGCGCTTCGCCGATGGCGCGCTGGGAACAGTCACCGTGTCCGACGCAACGCCAGCACCGTGGAGCTGGGAGCTTACCTCCGGCGAGAACGTCGCGTATCCCAAGCAAGACCAGCCCTGTTACATCTTCTCCGGCACCGAGGGCTCGTTGTCCGTGCCTGATATGGAACATTGGTCCTACACGCAACAACCCGGCTGGTATGCGCCGCTGTCGCGCGAGACCATCGCGCCTGCGGCCTTCGATCCGCTGGCCGAGCAGCTCCGTCATTTCTGCGCGGTGATCGCGGGCCGAGAAC
Coding sequences within it:
- a CDS encoding ABC transporter ATP-binding protein, which produces MSAVLEVSDIKKSFGGIHAVNGVSFDVREGEILGLIGPNGCGKSTLFNCILGQLTPSGGEVKLDGKVVTGLRPSELNKLGVSRTFQLLQVFPKLSVRENLILAGQEHQGNMASRLVGRSDAGLTDAANQMIGFFKLDHLASEPAGGLSYGQQKLLDAAMAFMGGPRLVLLDEPAGGVNPSMLADLKDRLVAINREKNATFVVIEHNMEFVMSLCSRVMVMAEGKVLAMGRPDEVRKNPAVIEAYLGH
- a CDS encoding ABC transporter substrate-binding protein; this translates as MKSTLLVGALLTAITTTSAFAQAIKLADVAELSGGGATVGTNWKNGIDLAIEEINAKGGVLGHKLEVTHADSQSNPGVARAQVQKALDAEPYVLLGPGYSGSVKVTAPLAAEAGITQIMGGEAAELTQAGNKFLFRTSFGQQSSMPKVAKYIHDDMKAKSVAVVWVNNDFGRGGRDVVTKELERLGSKVVADLSTEAGQADFAADVGKIKAANPDAVFVYLNEEESARILKELKRQGVTAPLMGETTLIGQKVIELAGDAANGARGHVGLTTDAPVELIKGFRDRFSKKYNYVPDHNGLKGYLAVYMVKATTEKMGKVDSKAFADTLHGLTIKASEEPGILMDVTFDANGDIDRQSFLVEVVDGKQVVKQVLPKLK
- a CDS encoding branched-chain amino acid ABC transporter permease, with product MSGYAKPLKIALGLIVIAGLIVVPMNFNRYGLFILSQWAVMTIAAMGLNLTLGYAGQVSLAQGAFVGIGAYAAAIMTTHGWPLPAAIAVAIVLSFGVGWVLGYPALRVQHHYLAFVTLAFSTLAFLVFRNESWLTGGIYGISGIPRPHIFGVATNKPLPFYYVCLGSLAIVSLAVWWLIRSPWGRAFMALRENPLRAQSLGIDTRRYTLMAFAIGSALGGIAGALYAPLTQYIDPVPFNLSLSLDLLMMVIVGGAGFYFGPLLGAMIAVLLPEWLRFTEGYYLMLYAIAVMALLIWSPTGILGILDRYLAARRTKAASALRAVAKSRLETVQ
- a CDS encoding ABC transporter ATP-binding protein; translated protein: MSDPILSVHNLVGGYGKMTILNGTTFSVPPATITTIIGPNGAGKSTVFKAIFGLLKLREGKISFAGRDVTNLSQRALLNAGICYVPQGRNIFPELSVRSNIELGGVSAGKAIDLPTRIEAALDLFPALRRKSTQQASTLSGGEQKQLEIARSLLLEPKLVLIDEPSIGLSPLMVQQTFDILKSLRDRGVTILMIEQNARSALEISDIGIVLELGQTRMVDKAERILNDPRIGQLFLGGAMEESAA
- a CDS encoding branched-chain amino acid ABC transporter permease, which codes for MSNLFDLLVAGLATGAIYALVAVGFTLLWQTSQTINFAQGEFVMLPAFLMLAAMHVGAPFWLAIILGILLSMILLGLAFKMLLVDPMMRHGVLPLAIATMALAIGIKEAVKQFFSAEASPFPSIVPTGDISVLGHAVSLQSIGVLVVAILAVFGLTTLLNRTSLGHQMQAAAQNPTVARIIGVPVERMILLTFLINAFLVALASLLITPIYLAKFSSGEVLGQAAFIAAIVGGFNQVRGAIAGGLLIGVLDNLAAAYVSTQYRAAVPMIFLIAVILFRPQGLLGRAEERTV
- a CDS encoding shikimate dehydrogenase, whose product is MSKRGYAASKKLLTGLIGAPIAHSASPAMHERAAEALGLRGHYQLIEVAGADTTGLSMMLEGVRRLGFAGVNVTFPYKEAVVPLLDELAPAAATMAAVNTVVVRDGRLIGHNTDTTGFARAVAPLLASSGNAVAVIGTGGVGKAIAFALASLKVTDLRIFDSEPARAEKLAALLAKHGGARVARSVEEALDGATGLVNGTPVGMLPNRDTPVPPALLRENMWVADAVYSPLITPLLAAAQAKGARIMTGRELAIYQAADAFELFTGLAPSTEVMGEAFDAVMAARSAAYQAA
- a CDS encoding Gfo/Idh/MocA family protein — encoded protein: MSAKMRIAVAGAGLIGRRHVELIEASPDCVLAGIADPSSTAKEFAQARNAPWHADHRALLQREKPDGLIIASPNALHLQMGLDCAEARVPALIEKPVTDTVAAAQRLCAAIKRSGVPMLVGHHRRHNPIIKAARETVATGRLGQLTAIVGLWLLKKPDDYFDVAWRREHGGGPLLINLIHDIDNLRFICGEIVEVQAMISNQVRGFAVEDTAVLLLRFADGALGTVTVSDATPAPWSWELTSGENVAYPKQDQPCYIFSGTEGSLSVPDMEHWSYTQQPGWYAPLSRETIAPAAFDPLAEQLRHFCAVIAGREQPLISVEDAMGTLAVVEAVSEAARTGQKISPGHIMEQAA